Part of the Candidatus Hydrogenedentota bacterium genome, GCCTCAGCACGGAGGCGTACCTGAACCTCGCGTCGTTCCACAACGCGATCATCAACGACACGCCGCGGCCGAAATTCGCGTGGCGCATGGAAGCCGACGGCAATCTGACCGTGGAATGCGAGACTCCGCCCACGAAAGTGTTGCTGTGGCAGGCGAGCAATCCCAACGCGCGGGATTTCCGCCTCGAGAGCATCGGGGAAGCCTGGCAGAGCACGGAACTCGCCGCGGCGGCGCCCGGCGTATACAAGACCGCCATCGCCGCACCTGAAAAAGGGTGGACGGGCTTCATGGTGGAACTCGAGTTTCCGAATCCCGGTTTCCCGTTGCCGTTCAAGTTCACGACCGGCGTGAGTGTCGTGCCGCAAACGGTGCCATTCGTCGCTCCCGGCACCTGAAAACCCGTGCTTTAGCCGAATGACTTGCTGAAAGCCGCGCCCCGGAGTCCAATCACTTCGCGGGCGCGGCTTTGTTGTTTTATCCCGCGGCCGCCCGAGCGAAGCAGGCTTTACATGAAACCCCGGCGGGCCCGGGTCTTGATCTTTGGAGGTCTGGATACCTTGTTTTCAAATCGCTGAGACAGCCGGGAGAGTACGAGCGGGGCACGGACGACGCGTTCGTTCGGCAAGCTCTTTTCCCCCTGAAATGCGCCACGCCGCCCCAGGAAAGGGCGGCGTGGCAAAAAGGCGGTGAGCAGCAGCAATTTACTTTCCGTAAACAGCTTTCATGTTTTCGAGGGTCATGGGCTTGTAGTCGCCGGCATGTCCGGCCTGTCCGAAAGCCCGCATGCGGTCGAGGTAGACCTGTTTCATGGCGTCGCGTGCCGGGCCGAGATACTTGCGCGGGTCGAATTCGCCCGGTTTCTCGGCAAAGACTTTCCGAATCGCGCCGGTGCACGCGAGGCGGCTGTCGGTGTCGACGTTGACCTTGCGCACGCCGTGCTTGATGCCGTCCTGGATCTGTTCGATGGGGATGCCGAACGTGCCGGGCATCTTGCCGCCATACTGATTGATGACATCGACGAGTTCCTGCGGCACGGAGCTGGAACCGTGCATGACCATGTGGCAGCGGGGCATCTTTTCGTGGATATCATGGATGCGGTCCATGGCCAAAGTGGGCGGCAGGACTTTGCCGGTCTTGGGGTCTTTGCGTCCGGACTTGTAAGCGCCATGGCTGGTGCCAATGGCGACGGCGAGCGCATCGAGGCCGGTCTTTTTCACGAAATCTTCGGCCTGGTTCGGGTCCGTGAGGTGGTCTTGAACCTGGCTGTCGCTCAAACCGGCGCCATGGCCGTCTTCGATGCCGCCCAGCACGCCCAATTCACCCTCGACCGTCACGCCCAGGGGATGGGCCATTTCCACGGCGGCCCGGGTGATCTTGACGTTCTGCTCGTACGTATTGGGGGTTTTGCCGTCTTCGCCGAGCGAACCGTCCATCATGACCGACGTGAACCCGAGGTCGATGGCGGTCTTAACGGTCTCAAGGCTGTTGCCATGATCGAGGTGCATGGACACGGGGATGTGCGGGTACTCCTCGCAAGCGGCTTCCATGAGTTTCTTGAGGTAGATGAGGCGGCTGTATTGCAGAGCGCCGCGGCTGGCCTGGATGATTACCGGGCTGTGTGTCTCGTTGGCCGCCTCCATGATGGCCTGGATTTGCTCCATATTGTTGACGTTGAAGGCGCCCACACCGTATCCGCCTTTCGCGGCCTCATCCAAAATCTGTCGCATTGGCACGAGTGGCATGGTACTGTTCTCCTATCTCGAATTGAGGTTTCACTGAAATCTGCGGCCTGGATCCCTGTCCGGGAATGCATGCGGATTCGAACAGAATCCCCAGACATGACGCAGCAAGGCACACATCAAGGGCCACTATACCATTCAGCAAACGGCTTCCGCAAATCGCGGACCCAATCGGAGGCGTGCCCGAGTTCATATTGCAGGTGCTACACGTGGGAATCCGTGCCCTTTCCCGCCGGCTGGCGCGCTCACGCCCCAGAACTATCCTGCGGGCTGAAATTGCGGGGCCGGTCCGCTGAGCCAGTGCAGTCTCTGCGCTCTTTCTTTTCGCGCCTCGAACAGTTCGACTACCGCGTTGCGCTCGTCGTCGGACAGCCGGGCGATCCCTTTGTCATCAAGCCATCCGTTGCTCGTGGCCAGCGGCGTATCGTAGTGTTCGACCCCGAATTCCGTCCAATCGAATCGCGTCACCGCGCGCCAGTTGCACGACCAGAGCACGTTCCGGTAATTGGGGAAGATGCCGTAGGGCCATACCGATGGGCGGCTGTGGCTGTCCTGATAGCAGCCGTGCGCCATGATCGCGTAGGGGGGCACGTCCGTCCAGCGGCTGACCTCGTCCGAGGTCGCCCCGATGCAGTCGCTCACGAGAAACGCCAGGCCGTCCCGATAATCGGTGGTGGCCTTCGCGAGGTCCCGCACGAGGCGCATCATGGCGGGCGCAACGCAGGTGCGCCGCGGAGCGGTTTCCGGCGCCATCGTGTTCGCGCGCACCATGAACGTTTCGTCCCACACCAACGCGTCGATCTCCCGGCCATACTCGGCGAGCAGTGCGTTGAGGTAACCGAGGTACCACTGGTACACGTCGGGATGCGCCGGGTTCTGCGCGTACGGTTTGCCAACCGTGTCCGGACCATTCCACCCGCCCCAGTACAATACGCGGTCCCCCACAAGCCGTCCGGCTCCTTCGCACGCAGTAAGGCCATCGGCAAAGTACAGCGCGACGCGCACGCCCCGGTCTTTTGCGTATCGAATCCGCCGGTGCATTTCGGACTTGGACATCTGCACGGGTTCGGAAGTGGGAAAGCCCTGCTCTTTCACCGCGGCGGCGTTCGGGAAGGCCGTCCAGGTTTCATCGAGCCGGCCTGTCTTCTCATCGAACGTGTACCGGCCCAGCATGTCGTACCATCCGTGCAAGGCAAAAACGATTTTCCGGCGATCGACAGGGGCCACCACGCGTTCCAACGCATCAAGGTCCTCGAACCAGCCGGTTCCCCCATGGCTCAAATAGTCGTAATGCTGCCAGGCGATATCGTGCAGCCAATCGGGCCCCGGGGGGACGTCTGCAAGAGCGGTGGCGTACCAGGCGTCCATGGCGCGTTCGGCTGCGCCGCTCTGAATCACCGTCCAGAACGTCCGCGTGAACGGTTCCTCGTGGCGTGACGTAGCCGCGACGGACGCGCGGTCCGTGCTGTTCACCAAGAAGCCCGAACCCCAGAGCGG contains:
- a CDS encoding ketose-bisphosphate aldolase, producing the protein MPLVPMRQILDEAAKGGYGVGAFNVNNMEQIQAIMEAANETHSPVIIQASRGALQYSRLIYLKKLMEAACEEYPHIPVSMHLDHGNSLETVKTAIDLGFTSVMMDGSLGEDGKTPNTYEQNVKITRAAVEMAHPLGVTVEGELGVLGGIEDGHGAGLSDSQVQDHLTDPNQAEDFVKKTGLDALAVAIGTSHGAYKSGRKDPKTGKVLPPTLAMDRIHDIHEKMPRCHMVMHGSSSVPQELVDVINQYGGKMPGTFGIPIEQIQDGIKHGVRKVNVDTDSRLACTGAIRKVFAEKPGEFDPRKYLGPARDAMKQVYLDRMRAFGQAGHAGDYKPMTLENMKAVYGK